One region of Termitidicoccus mucosus genomic DNA includes:
- a CDS encoding PepSY-associated TM helix domain-containing protein encodes MNPNAKNPAVAPAQPVRWRMWFRFLHRDLGYLFFGMTVVYAISGLAVNHRADWNPNYRVERRQFTLPPPGSGADAAAVSEKNYTKADIAALLAEAGVKGRYKKHYAPDDRHVRVFLENGTATLDRVARVLDIELLHRRPLLHTFNRLHLNPGRWWLWFADAFAVALLVIATTGLFLLRGKHGITRRGGVLTALGIIVPGIIVYLNL; translated from the coding sequence TTGAATCCCAACGCAAAAAATCCCGCCGTCGCGCCGGCGCAACCCGTGCGCTGGCGCATGTGGTTTCGCTTCCTGCACCGCGACCTCGGTTATCTTTTTTTCGGCATGACCGTCGTGTATGCCATTTCCGGCCTCGCCGTGAATCACCGCGCCGACTGGAATCCCAACTACCGGGTCGAACGACGCCAGTTCACCCTGCCCCCTCCCGGCTCCGGCGCGGACGCCGCCGCCGTATCCGAAAAAAACTACACCAAGGCGGACATCGCCGCACTCCTCGCCGAGGCCGGCGTGAAGGGCCGCTACAAGAAACACTACGCGCCCGACGACCGCCACGTGCGCGTTTTCCTGGAAAACGGCACGGCCACGCTCGACCGGGTGGCCCGCGTGCTCGACATCGAGCTGCTCCACCGCCGCCCGCTGCTGCACACCTTCAACCGGCTCCACCTCAACCCCGGACGCTGGTGGCTCTGGTTCGCCGACGCCTTCGCCGTCGCGCTGCTCGTGATCGCGACTACCGGCCTTTTCCTCCTGCGCGGAAAACATGGCATCACCCGTCGCGGCGGCGTGCTCACCGCCCTCGGCATCATCGTCCCGGGCATCATCGTTTATCTAAACCTCTGA